From one Bacteroides eggerthii genomic stretch:
- a CDS encoding MATE family efflux transporter — translation MVGQKTPTALGTENIGKLLMQYAVPAIIAMTASSLYNMVDSIFIGHGVGTMAISGLALTFPLMNLAAAFGSLVGVGAATLISVKLGQKDYDTAQRVLGNVFVLNILLGVAFTVIVMDFLDPILYFFGGSDETVGYARDYMYIILLGNTITHLYLGLNAVLRSSGHPQKAMYATIATVIINTILDPVFIYGFGWGIRGAAIATIVAQIISLMWQLWIFSSKEELLHFHRGIFRLKRKIVFDSLAIGMSPFLMNMAACFIVILINQGLKKYGGDLAIGAFGIVNRLVFIIVMIVMGLNQGMQPIAGYNFGAKQYERVTKTLKLTIIYATGVTTFGFIIGMLFSDTVVGIFTSDAELIELSAKGLRIVVMFFPIIGFQMVTANFFQSIGMASKAIFLSLTRQMVVLLPCLLILPRFFGAAGVWYSMPISDLLASLIAGTMLVWQFRKFRVQAQGR, via the coding sequence ATGGTAGGACAAAAAACTCCCACAGCGTTGGGTACAGAGAATATCGGAAAATTATTGATGCAGTATGCTGTACCGGCAATCATTGCTATGACAGCATCTTCCTTATATAACATGGTAGACAGTATCTTCATCGGGCATGGTGTGGGCACAATGGCTATTTCGGGATTGGCATTGACCTTTCCTTTAATGAACCTTGCGGCGGCTTTCGGGTCGTTGGTGGGCGTGGGAGCTGCTACATTGATCTCTGTCAAGCTTGGGCAGAAAGACTACGATACTGCGCAGCGCGTCTTGGGCAATGTGTTTGTATTGAATATTCTGCTTGGAGTGGCTTTTACGGTGATAGTCATGGATTTTCTTGATCCTATCCTTTACTTTTTCGGTGGCAGTGACGAGACGGTGGGGTATGCACGTGACTATATGTATATTATCCTTCTTGGGAATACTATTACGCATCTCTATCTGGGATTGAACGCGGTACTGCGTTCTTCGGGGCATCCACAGAAGGCCATGTATGCCACTATCGCTACGGTGATTATTAATACGATACTTGACCCCGTATTTATTTACGGTTTTGGCTGGGGTATTCGCGGAGCAGCGATCGCAACGATTGTGGCGCAGATTATATCGTTGATGTGGCAGCTTTGGATATTCAGCAGTAAAGAAGAACTGTTACATTTTCATCGTGGTATTTTCCGGTTGAAACGTAAAATTGTTTTTGATTCGTTGGCCATTGGCATGTCTCCGTTTTTGATGAACATGGCGGCATGCTTCATCGTGATTCTTATTAATCAAGGATTGAAGAAGTATGGCGGTGACTTGGCTATCGGTGCTTTTGGTATCGTCAATCGGCTGGTCTTCATTATCGTGATGATTGTAATGGGATTAAACCAGGGAATGCAACCTATTGCAGGCTATAATTTTGGAGCCAAACAATATGAACGTGTTACCAAGACATTGAAACTGACGATTATCTATGCTACCGGGGTGACGACTTTCGGCTTTATTATAGGAATGTTGTTTTCGGATACGGTAGTCGGTATTTTTACATCGGATGCCGAACTTATAGAGCTCTCGGCAAAGGGGTTGCGCATTGTGGTGATGTTCTTCCCTATTATCGGCTTTCAAATGGTTACGGCTAATTTCTTCCAAAGTATAGGAATGGCGAGTAAGGCGATATTTCTTTCCCTTACCCGCCAAATGGTAGTGTTGCTCCCTTGTCTGTTGATTTTACCTCGCTTTTTCGGTGCAGCAGGAGTTTGGTATAGCATGCCTATCTCCGATCTGCTGGCCAGTCTGATAGCGGGGACAATGCTGGTGTGGCAATTTCGAAAATTTAGGGTACAGGCTCAAGGGAGATGA
- a CDS encoding sulfatase, whose protein sequence is MKNLPLLMCTAFCGLNAVQADAADNKKDERPNILWLTFEDTSAYEFGCYGNKGVHTPNADSLAVHGIQFMNAWSVAPQSSAARSSLITGCYSSSYGMDVHPVPYDTPENIFFPQWLREAGYYCTNNSKTHYNSTTDNKSCWDECTPKASYNSTKRGKDQPFFAVYNTVTSHMGRIRTFHTDGRRDYTTEGIYPELLTLPSYVPDLPEVRSDYAGHLEAVQDVDTWLGFFLKDLKEKGLDDNTIIFFFSDHGGCVPRGKGYLYESGLRVPMIAYFPPKWQHLAGKKASGKEYSLVNFTDLGPTVLSLAGVKPPKHMQGKALYGKYASDEKREIQFALAANQLHHFMPVRAATDGRFKYIRSYIPYRQFALRNYYQWGMPSNKAWDTLVLGGHNTNPDWAQTFNAHPAEMLFDLEKDPGELHNLSDSPEYAEVLAKMRKALSDHIRSTKDLGFFMPTSRVNTTLYDKVRKEKYPLNELYNLVELAGTAKASDASVFEKALSSQYPEMRYWASVGLAQLGIKGELQVCPPTLLTLMNDADPYIACEAAYAAAYLGETSKGIERLNHPAKEADRKVGYSLLECLSLDKTMQPAIRTHLADLKEKAEILPRKANEDAGLMARGILVNLGEMNIKDLHGPESYKLGLKLNHGRRPMVPLPN, encoded by the coding sequence ATGAAAAACTTACCTTTACTCATGTGTACTGCTTTTTGCGGGCTGAATGCCGTCCAGGCTGATGCTGCAGACAACAAAAAGGATGAAAGGCCCAATATTCTTTGGCTTACTTTTGAAGATACCAGCGCTTACGAATTCGGTTGTTATGGTAATAAAGGCGTACACACCCCAAATGCGGATAGTCTAGCCGTTCATGGCATACAATTTATGAACGCATGGTCAGTGGCTCCGCAAAGTTCTGCTGCACGCTCGTCACTTATCACCGGCTGCTACTCCTCAAGCTACGGAATGGATGTCCATCCGGTTCCATACGACACTCCGGAAAACATATTCTTCCCTCAATGGCTACGGGAAGCCGGATATTATTGCACTAACAACAGCAAAACGCATTACAACTCCACCACAGACAATAAAAGTTGTTGGGACGAATGTACCCCTAAAGCATCCTACAACAGTACTAAACGCGGTAAAGACCAACCATTCTTCGCTGTGTATAACACAGTGACCTCACACATGGGACGTATCCGTACTTTCCACACTGATGGACGAAGAGATTATACAACGGAAGGTATTTATCCTGAGCTTCTCACCCTGCCTTCCTACGTACCCGACTTGCCCGAAGTGCGTTCCGACTATGCCGGCCACCTGGAAGCCGTACAGGATGTAGACACTTGGTTGGGATTTTTTCTGAAAGATCTGAAAGAAAAGGGATTGGACGACAATACGATTATCTTCTTCTTCAGCGATCATGGCGGTTGCGTCCCGCGCGGCAAAGGATATTTATATGAAAGCGGTTTGAGAGTCCCCATGATAGCCTACTTTCCACCCAAATGGCAACATCTGGCTGGAAAGAAAGCATCCGGTAAAGAATATTCTTTGGTGAACTTCACCGATTTAGGCCCTACCGTACTTAGTCTTGCGGGAGTAAAACCGCCTAAGCACATGCAAGGCAAAGCTTTATACGGGAAATATGCATCCGATGAAAAACGGGAAATTCAGTTTGCTCTGGCTGCCAACCAACTACATCATTTTATGCCTGTACGTGCCGCCACCGACGGACGTTTCAAATACATCCGTAGCTATATCCCCTATCGTCAATTTGCCCTGCGCAATTATTATCAATGGGGTATGCCGTCCAATAAGGCATGGGACACGTTGGTATTAGGCGGTCACAATACCAATCCCGACTGGGCACAAACTTTCAACGCCCACCCGGCCGAAATGTTGTTCGACCTTGAAAAAGATCCAGGCGAACTACATAATTTATCCGACTCTCCCGAATATGCGGAAGTCCTGGCAAAAATGCGTAAAGCCCTTTCTGACCATATCCGTTCTACAAAAGATTTAGGATTTTTCATGCCCACTTCCCGCGTAAATACAACATTATACGACAAAGTGCGCAAAGAAAAATATCCCTTGAATGAACTATATAACCTTGTAGAGTTAGCCGGTACAGCTAAAGCAAGCGATGCCTCTGTATTCGAGAAAGCATTATCCAGCCAATACCCGGAAATGCGTTATTGGGCATCCGTAGGTTTAGCGCAACTTGGAATCAAAGGAGAGTTACAAGTTTGTCCTCCAACCTTGCTTACCCTGATGAACGATGCCGACCCATATATAGCCTGCGAAGCAGCCTATGCTGCAGCCTATTTGGGAGAAACATCCAAAGGCATCGAGCGTCTAAATCATCCGGCAAAAGAAGCTGACAGAAAAGTCGGTTACTCTTTACTGGAATGTTTGTCCTTGGACAAAACTATGCAACCTGCCATCCGCACTCATCTGGCAGACCTGAAAGAGAAGGCCGAAATTCTTCCTCGCAAAGCAAATGAAGATGCCGGGCTAATGGCACGCGGCATTTTGGTCAACCTCGGTGAGATGAATATAAAGGACCTGCATGGCCCCGAATCCTATAAATTAGGATTGAAACTGAATCATGGACGCAGACCCATGGTTCCGCTTCCAAACTGA
- a CDS encoding two-component regulator propeller domain-containing protein: MKTFRPLLTFFGVLFTCIGYANNLDGIRFTHIGLEEGLSHCTIFGINQDKEGNLWFATYDGVNKYDGYNFTVYRHQYANPQSIACDISRCVTVDDSGRVWIGTREGFSLYNRDQDTFSNYFYKENGYKATVTCIAPMNKDYLMLGTTSGVLLFDIGKERILNDTLPHPLHLLRPTAMVRQSDKIYIGVEKGLYVYSLANGTLEKLVDMPKATRIHSVFCQMFTRIWIATEGEGLYMYDTKSKELKNYRHEDGYSGLNSNYVRSLAVDQENRLWVGTYGGLNIYEGGKDRFLSVRNSAIQEGSLSQNSVRSIFMDSQGGMWLGTYWGGLNYYHPLCNRFQHIKHVPFANSISDNVVSCIVEDNAKNLWIGTNGGGLNFYDSASKTYKYYLQNSDLSKEVSFKDIKAVYVDELHDNIYVGIHAGGMIVLNRRTGNQRFFNTQNSDLPSNNIYSILSDGHGGLWIASLGTLIHYDIAGNHFQTVDKDSKGKRLQESNSVLFRDSKKRIWAGGEMGLTIYNQTGTSLTINTEYDIAPILKQSFINCFCESTSGYIWVGTRNGLFGLKENAKELLQYTTVDGLPSNVIYGILEDSYGRLWISTNQGLSCLTPGSRKLRNFTIVDGLQSNQFNAGSYCRINNGNMLFGGINGITSFRPETLIDNPYSPRPFINKLYVSNKEVLPGDETRILKKCIENEDHITLTSSQNSFSISFVVSNYIAGKHNTFAYKLEGYNDSWYSQDNINLVSYSNLPAGDYTFFLKAANNDGKWSEEPAILHIRVLPVWYCTWWAISIFIILCAGLLFGVLRFFWLRKNMQAEILMERLDKEKQEEISQMKIRFYIDISHELRTPLTLIVAPLQELIERIKGHWEHEKLSYIQRNTNRLLHLVNQLMDYRRAELGIFELRPVYANAYKKVLNCFLNYENLSKRKDIDYNLYTELQDEELLFDETYLDLIVNNLLSNAFKYTEKGECITVRLYKEDNNLVLQVIDTGVGIPAEKQKKIFERFYQAESGHEGSGIGLSLVQRLVELHHGHITLESKVGEGSTFSIYIPQDKSMYTSEELLAQEKGAKEQRAYYTNAHDVYIDDEELLETSALADGEKEKRGKILVVDDNQELRQYLVSGLSSDFNLLEADNGQKALDILKGQEVDLVITDVMMPVMDGVKLCKAIKQNIRTCHIPVYMLSAKADTKYQLEGLQVGADDYIPKPFSMPILKTKIQNVLRTRYRVFERYSNTTEVEPEKLANNTMDEELLRRAISVIEKNMDNVEFSTEQFAREMNMSRSNLHLKLKAITGKSAIDFIHKIRFNRACQLLKEGRYSVSEISFMVGYNTPSYFAARFKKYMGCLPTEYGKNNA, from the coding sequence ATGAAAACGTTTCGGCCTTTGTTAACATTCTTTGGAGTATTATTTACATGTATCGGGTATGCCAATAATCTGGACGGTATACGTTTTACGCATATCGGATTGGAAGAAGGCCTGTCACATTGCACGATATTTGGTATTAATCAGGACAAAGAAGGAAATTTGTGGTTTGCGACTTACGATGGAGTCAATAAATACGATGGCTACAATTTTACAGTCTATCGTCATCAATATGCGAATCCTCAAAGCATAGCTTGCGACATTAGTCGTTGTGTAACAGTTGATGATTCCGGTAGAGTATGGATTGGTACCAGAGAGGGTTTTTCTCTTTATAATCGGGACCAAGATACTTTCTCGAATTATTTTTATAAAGAAAATGGTTATAAAGCTACTGTCACATGCATAGCACCGATGAATAAGGACTATCTGATGTTGGGTACAACCAGTGGAGTATTGCTTTTTGATATAGGGAAGGAACGTATTCTGAATGATACGTTACCTCATCCGCTACATTTGTTGAGACCTACTGCTATGGTTCGTCAAAGTGATAAGATTTACATAGGAGTGGAGAAAGGACTTTATGTCTATTCTTTGGCAAATGGAACTTTGGAAAAGTTGGTGGATATGCCGAAAGCAACCCGTATACATTCTGTCTTTTGTCAGATGTTCACCCGGATATGGATAGCGACGGAAGGTGAAGGGCTATACATGTATGATACTAAATCCAAGGAACTGAAGAATTATAGACATGAGGACGGATATTCCGGTCTGAATTCAAACTATGTGCGTTCTTTGGCCGTAGATCAGGAAAACAGATTGTGGGTTGGCACTTATGGGGGCTTGAATATTTACGAAGGAGGTAAAGATCGCTTTTTGTCGGTGAGAAATTCTGCAATACAGGAGGGGAGTCTGTCACAGAATTCTGTACGTAGTATTTTTATGGATTCGCAAGGAGGAATGTGGTTGGGCACTTATTGGGGAGGATTGAACTATTATCATCCTTTGTGCAATCGTTTTCAGCATATTAAGCATGTTCCATTTGCCAATTCCATCAGTGATAATGTAGTCAGCTGTATAGTGGAGGATAATGCAAAGAATCTGTGGATCGGCACTAATGGAGGTGGCCTGAATTTTTACGACAGCGCTTCAAAAACATACAAATACTATTTGCAGAATTCCGACTTGTCAAAAGAGGTATCTTTTAAAGATATAAAGGCGGTGTATGTTGATGAACTGCATGATAATATATATGTTGGAATTCATGCGGGTGGAATGATAGTACTGAATCGTAGGACAGGAAACCAACGTTTTTTCAATACTCAAAACAGTGATTTGCCTAGTAATAATATTTATTCTATTTTATCGGATGGGCATGGAGGGCTTTGGATTGCATCATTGGGTACTCTAATTCATTATGATATAGCTGGTAACCATTTTCAGACGGTTGATAAAGATAGCAAAGGAAAGCGTTTGCAAGAATCCAACAGTGTATTGTTCCGGGATTCTAAGAAACGTATTTGGGCAGGAGGGGAAATGGGACTTACTATTTATAATCAAACAGGCACTTCTTTGACAATTAATACGGAATATGATATCGCTCCTATATTGAAGCAATCGTTTATAAACTGTTTCTGTGAATCTACATCCGGATATATATGGGTTGGAACACGTAATGGACTTTTTGGCTTGAAGGAGAATGCTAAAGAATTATTGCAGTACACAACGGTTGATGGACTGCCCAGTAATGTTATTTATGGCATTCTGGAAGATAGTTACGGGCGTTTGTGGATAAGTACAAACCAAGGATTGAGCTGTTTGACCCCCGGAAGCAGAAAATTACGTAATTTTACTATCGTGGACGGTTTGCAGAGTAATCAGTTCAATGCCGGTTCTTATTGTCGAATTAATAATGGGAACATGCTTTTTGGAGGGATTAATGGAATTACTTCGTTTCGGCCTGAAACGCTTATTGATAATCCGTATTCTCCGAGACCATTTATAAATAAATTATATGTATCCAATAAGGAAGTATTGCCTGGTGATGAAACAAGAATTTTGAAAAAATGTATAGAAAACGAGGATCATATAACATTGACCTCCTCCCAAAACTCTTTTTCTATCTCATTCGTGGTTTCAAACTATATTGCTGGAAAGCATAACACTTTTGCGTATAAGCTGGAAGGATACAACGACTCGTGGTACAGCCAAGATAATATAAATTTAGTTTCCTACTCAAATTTACCGGCAGGAGATTATACATTTTTTTTGAAAGCTGCCAATAATGATGGAAAATGGAGTGAAGAGCCTGCAATTCTTCATATACGGGTACTTCCGGTTTGGTATTGTACTTGGTGGGCTATTTCTATTTTCATTATTTTGTGCGCGGGGCTATTGTTTGGTGTCTTGCGCTTCTTTTGGTTGCGCAAGAATATGCAGGCTGAGATTCTGATGGAGCGCTTGGATAAAGAGAAACAAGAGGAAATCAGCCAGATGAAAATCCGCTTTTACATTGACATCTCTCATGAGCTTCGTACTCCTCTTACTTTGATTGTTGCCCCATTGCAGGAACTTATTGAACGTATTAAAGGCCATTGGGAACATGAAAAATTGTCATATATTCAGCGTAATACGAACCGCCTGTTGCATTTGGTCAATCAGTTAATGGATTATCGTCGCGCTGAATTGGGTATTTTTGAATTGAGACCGGTATATGCTAATGCTTATAAGAAAGTCTTGAACTGTTTCTTGAATTATGAGAACTTGTCGAAAAGGAAGGATATAGATTATAATTTATATACGGAATTGCAAGATGAAGAGTTGCTCTTTGATGAGACCTATTTGGACTTGATTGTAAATAATTTGCTTTCAAACGCTTTTAAATATACGGAAAAAGGAGAGTGCATTACCGTACGTCTTTATAAAGAAGATAATAATCTTGTTTTGCAAGTGATTGATACGGGTGTCGGTATTCCGGCGGAAAAGCAGAAAAAAATATTTGAGCGTTTTTATCAGGCGGAAAGTGGACATGAAGGAAGCGGTATAGGCTTGTCGCTGGTTCAACGTCTGGTAGAACTGCATCATGGGCATATCACTCTGGAAAGCAAAGTGGGCGAAGGCTCTACGTTTTCCATTTATATACCGCAGGATAAGTCTATGTATACTTCTGAGGAACTGCTTGCGCAAGAAAAGGGGGCCAAAGAGCAGCGTGCATATTATACAAATGCACATGATGTTTATATTGATGATGAAGAACTGCTGGAAACAAGCGCGTTGGCAGACGGAGAAAAAGAAAAACGGGGAAAGATTTTAGTAGTGGATGATAACCAGGAACTTCGGCAATATTTGGTGAGTGGTTTGTCAAGCGACTTTAATTTATTGGAAGCAGACAATGGGCAGAAAGCCTTGGATATATTGAAAGGCCAAGAGGTTGATTTAGTCATTACTGATGTTATGATGCCCGTAATGGATGGAGTCAAATTGTGTAAAGCGATTAAGCAAAATATACGAACTTGCCATATTCCTGTATATATGCTGTCGGCAAAGGCTGATACAAAATATCAGTTGGAAGGGCTTCAAGTTGGAGCAGATGACTATATTCCTAAGCCTTTCTCTATGCCGATCTTGAAAACAAAGATTCAGAATGTGTTACGTACGCGTTATCGTGTTTTTGAACGCTATTCTAATACTACCGAAGTAGAACCGGAGAAATTGGCAAATAATACAATGGACGAGGAACTGTTGAGAAGAGCCATATCAGTGATTGAGAAAAACATGGATAATGTAGAGTTTTCAACGGAACAATTTGCCAGGGAAATGAATATGAGCCGTTCTAATCTCCATTTGAAGTTGAAAGCGATTACCGGTAAGTCGGCGATAGACTTTATTCATAAAATCAGGTTTAATCGTGCATGCCAGTTGCTGAAAGAAGGCAGATATTCTGTTTCGGAAATTAGTTTTATGGTGGGATATAATACTCCTTCTTATTTTGCCGCGCGTTTTAAGAAGTATATGGGATGCCTGCCTACGGAATATGGAAAGAATAATGCATAA
- a CDS encoding cupin domain-containing protein translates to MKAKDWKMYVCLIVFSLFMFPGIYAAQEGNGKTACEPVRKTRSETFISGEKAWEPAGTGVTRQIMGYDGQVMLVKVKFEKGAIGTPHTHYHTQTTYVASGKFEFTVGNEKKIVKAGDGIYIEPDILHSCVCLEPGVLIDCFAPMRADFLK, encoded by the coding sequence ATGAAAGCAAAAGATTGGAAAATGTATGTGTGTTTAATTGTTTTTTCTTTATTTATGTTCCCTGGAATATATGCTGCACAAGAAGGGAACGGCAAGACAGCCTGTGAACCGGTAAGAAAAACGCGCAGTGAAACTTTTATTAGTGGAGAAAAGGCATGGGAACCGGCAGGTACGGGTGTTACTCGTCAGATTATGGGATACGACGGACAAGTGATGTTGGTGAAAGTGAAGTTTGAAAAAGGAGCTATAGGAACTCCTCATACTCATTATCATACACAAACAACTTATGTGGCAAGTGGAAAATTCGAATTTACGGTAGGAAATGAGAAGAAGATAGTGAAAGCTGGTGACGGCATTTATATTGAGCCTGATATTTTGCATAGCTGTGTTTGTTTGGAACCTGGTGTACTTATAGATTGTTTTGCTCCTATGAGAGCTGATTTTTTGAAATAA
- a CDS encoding aldose epimerase family protein — MDKRIVLFIMQVWISLALWGQTSMCGFSITKEDSLRYEGKPVELIKIVNKNGMTIKVTNYAASLAYVSAPDRNGVFEPVVLGLDSLRYYWGRQPKLGATVGRFANRIKNAEFRLDDKIYYLDRNNKGHSIHGGIKGFNLQVFETDTCYIAEDTAVVVFKYLSPDMEGGFPGNLNLSLAYKFTNDNEVILDYIASTDKPTVINLTNHSYFNLTGCKESVLNHCYMIMGDSITPVDSTGVPTGELMPVAGTEYDFSTLRTIKHHVEQLGKGYDINYKLNKALDTLALAAKVVDPVSGRVLKAYTTEPGMQFYTPASDLSYLKAADSLCYRKYFGFCLEMQHFPDSPHHAQFPTTVLLPGETYRQTTIYKFETL, encoded by the coding sequence ATGGATAAGCGGATTGTTTTGTTTATAATGCAGGTTTGGATTTCACTCGCTTTGTGGGGACAAACAAGTATGTGCGGATTCTCCATAACAAAGGAGGATAGTTTGCGATATGAGGGTAAGCCCGTAGAACTGATTAAAATAGTGAATAAGAATGGAATGACTATTAAAGTGACAAATTATGCAGCTTCTTTAGCGTATGTTTCTGCACCGGATAGAAACGGGGTGTTTGAACCGGTCGTTTTGGGGCTCGACAGTTTGCGCTATTATTGGGGCAGGCAACCTAAACTTGGTGCTACGGTAGGACGTTTTGCCAACAGAATTAAAAATGCGGAGTTCAGGCTGGATGATAAAATTTACTATTTAGATAGAAATAATAAGGGACATTCCATTCATGGGGGTATAAAAGGATTTAATCTGCAAGTTTTTGAAACAGATACATGCTATATAGCGGAAGATACCGCGGTGGTTGTTTTTAAGTATCTCAGTCCCGATATGGAAGGCGGGTTTCCCGGCAATCTCAACTTGTCATTAGCCTATAAATTCACTAATGACAATGAGGTAATTTTGGACTATATTGCATCGACAGACAAACCTACTGTAATAAATCTGACTAATCACAGCTATTTTAATTTGACCGGATGTAAAGAGTCGGTCTTAAATCATTGTTATATGATTATGGGAGATTCTATCACACCGGTAGATTCTACGGGAGTGCCAACAGGTGAACTTATGCCGGTAGCAGGAACAGAATACGATTTTAGTACTCTGCGAACTATAAAACACCATGTTGAACAGCTAGGAAAAGGATATGACATCAATTATAAACTCAACAAAGCATTGGATACTTTAGCGCTTGCTGCCAAAGTGGTTGATCCGGTTTCTGGTCGAGTATTGAAAGCATATACCACAGAACCGGGAATGCAGTTTTATACTCCTGCTTCTGATTTGAGTTATTTGAAAGCTGCTGACAGTTTGTGTTATAGAAAATATTTTGGATTTTGTCTCGAAATGCAACATTTCCCAGATTCCCCTCATCATGCCCAATTCCCTACTACTGTGTTGCTGCCGGGAGAAACTTATCGTCAAACGACTATATATAAATTTGAAACATTATAA
- the lysS gene encoding lysine--tRNA ligase: MNVLELSEQEIIRRNSMNELRAMGIEPYPAAEYVTNAFSTDIKDEFKDDAEPRHVSVAGRIMSRRVMGKASFIELQDSKGRIQVYITRDDICPDEDKEMYNTVFKRLLDLGDFIGIEGFVFRTQMGEISIHAQKLTVLAKSIKPLPIVKYKDGVAYDSFDDPELRYRQRYVDLIVNDGVKETFQKRATIIRTMRAALDEAGYTEVETPILQSIPGGASARPFTTHHNSLDMDLYLRIATELYLKRLIVGGFEGVYEIGKNFRNEGMDKNHNPEFTCVELYVQYKDYNWMMGFTEKLLERICIAVNGGTETTIDGKTISFKAPYRRLPILDAIKEKTGYDLNGKSEEEIRQICRELKMEIDDTMGKGKLIDEIFGEFCEGTFIQPTFITDYPVEMSPLTKMHRSKPGLTERFELMVNGKELANAYSELNDPIDQEERFKEQLKLSEKGDDEAMFIDQDFLKALQYGMPPTSGIGIGIDRLTMLMTGQPFIQEVLFFPQMRPEKVTPKDAPAKFMELGIPEEWVAVIQKAGYNMVGDMKDVNPQKLHMDICGINKKYKLELANPTVKDVEGWVEKI, from the coding sequence ATGAACGTATTAGAACTAAGTGAACAAGAAATCATTCGTCGCAACAGCATGAATGAACTTCGCGCGATGGGCATCGAGCCCTATCCCGCAGCAGAGTATGTAACCAACGCTTTCTCTACCGATATCAAAGATGAATTTAAAGACGACGCCGAACCGCGCCACGTATCTGTAGCCGGACGCATCATGAGCCGTCGTGTTATGGGAAAAGCCTCTTTTATTGAATTACAGGACTCAAAAGGACGTATCCAAGTATATATTACCCGCGATGACATCTGCCCGGACGAAGATAAGGAAATGTATAATACCGTATTCAAACGCTTGCTTGATTTAGGTGACTTCATCGGCATTGAAGGCTTTGTATTCCGCACCCAAATGGGTGAAATCAGCATCCATGCCCAGAAGCTAACCGTACTTGCCAAGAGCATCAAACCGCTACCTATCGTAAAATATAAGGACGGTGTAGCTTACGACTCTTTTGACGATCCGGAATTGCGTTACCGCCAACGTTACGTTGACCTCATTGTAAACGACGGTGTTAAAGAAACATTTCAAAAGCGTGCCACAATTATCAGGACTATGCGCGCCGCACTGGATGAAGCCGGCTATACGGAAGTGGAAACACCGATTCTCCAATCCATTCCCGGCGGAGCAAGTGCTCGTCCTTTCACTACACACCATAACTCACTAGATATGGATCTCTACCTGCGTATCGCCACCGAGCTTTACCTGAAAAGACTAATCGTAGGCGGTTTTGAAGGTGTGTACGAAATCGGAAAAAACTTCCGCAACGAAGGTATGGACAAGAACCATAACCCGGAATTCACTTGCGTGGAATTGTATGTGCAATATAAAGATTACAATTGGATGATGGGCTTCACCGAGAAGCTGCTTGAGCGTATTTGCATTGCTGTAAACGGAGGAACGGAAACAACGATTGACGGCAAGACCATCAGTTTCAAGGCTCCTTACCGCCGCTTGCCTATCTTGGATGCCATCAAGGAAAAGACCGGCTATGACCTCAACGGCAAGAGCGAAGAGGAAATCCGTCAGATATGCCGCGAACTGAAAATGGAAATTGACGATACCATGGGCAAAGGCAAGCTGATAGACGAAATCTTCGGTGAATTCTGTGAAGGTACATTCATACAGCCTACATTCATCACCGATTACCCGGTGGAAATGAGTCCGCTGACCAAAATGCACCGCAGCAAACCGGGACTGACCGAACGCTTCGAGCTGATGGTGAACGGCAAAGAACTGGCAAACGCATACAGCGAGCTGAACGATCCTATCGATCAGGAAGAACGCTTCAAAGAACAACTGAAACTAAGTGAAAAGGGCGATGACGAAGCTATGTTCATCGACCAGGATTTCTTGAAAGCATTGCAATACGGTATGCCTCCGACATCGGGTATCGGTATCGGTATAGACCGTCTGACTATGTTGATGACTGGTCAGCCGTTTATTCAGGAAGTGTTGTTCTTCCCGCAGATGCGCCCTGAAAAGGTAACTCCGAAAGACGCGCCTGCCAAATTTATGGAACTGGGTATCCCTGAAGAATGGGTTGCAGTCATTCAGAAGGCAGGCTACAACATGGTTGGTGACATGAAAGACGTAAATCCGCAGAAGTTGCACATGGACATTTGCGGCATCAATAAAAAATATAAATTAGAACTGGCAAATCCGACTGTGAAAGATGTAGAAGGTTGGGTTGAGAAAATCTAA